The following coding sequences lie in one Polyodon spathula isolate WHYD16114869_AA chromosome 37, ASM1765450v1, whole genome shotgun sequence genomic window:
- the LOC121304163 gene encoding POU domain, class 2, transcription factor 2-like — protein sequence MFVPLPVPFVFQRASSEVAGWRLKPPTTAFRAAAANDTERNDPDPNHQVQSMKASPFSLSPTLSSTKVKAEDSSEMSVQGLTALLPAQQQLLLQQAQAQLLAAAVQQSNAAAAAHAANQQQQQQQNSSEQTSNPPPQLTLSQPIQLTAQDVQQLLQLQQLVLVPGHPLQSPAQFLLPQAQQGQQGLLTTPNLIPLPQQNQGGLLSPPARLSLPTQQHAHSQVSKCAESQSSSGGHTEEPSDLEELEQFARTFKQRRIKLGFTQGDVGLAMGKLYGNDFSQTTISRFEALNLSFKNMCKLKPLLEKWLNDAETMSMDTTLPSPNHLSSPPLCGFEGLPGRRRKKRTSIETNVRVALERAFIANQKPTSEEILLMAEQLTMEKEVIRVWFCNRRQKEKRINPASATPPLPSQPATPHKVPCYSPHMISSHGLSQAVSSLSTTVTTMSSGMGSLAQSVISSAPSPVTPPPNSNNSTSISPHSHNPLGLPGINPNTGSTMLGVNAGINQALMANNPLATIQALAATGGQLSLSSLDGSASLVLSSGAGTAGTQSIVSSPLFLNHGGLPLLGSSPGVGLMAAAVAAKAAAASLPVMSSASSCSSTSSASSSSSESAQSPPILGLGGVSASEGAGAKASDHTP from the exons acaCAGAGAGGAATGATCCAGACCCTAATCATCAG GTGCAGTCTATGAAAGCCAGCCCTTTCTCACTGTCCCCCACACTCTCCAGCACTAAG GTCAAGGCTGAGGACTCCAGCGAAATGTCGGTCCAGGGG tTGACGGCTCTCTTGCCCGCACAGCAGCAGCTCTTGTTGCAGCAGGCTCAAGCGCAGCTCCTGGCTGCAGCGGTGCAGCAGTCCAATGCAGCCGCAGCCGCGCACGCAGctaatcagcagcagcagcagcagcaaaacagCAGTGAGCAGACAAGCAACCCTCCACCCCAACTCACCCTGTCTCAGCCAATCCAGCTCACTGCCCAA gatGTCCAGCAgttgctgcagctccagcagcTGGTCCTGGTCCCAGGGCATCCTCTGCAATCACCTGCACAGTTCCTGCTGCCACAGGCACAGCAAGGACAGCAAG GCCTGCTAACGACACCAAATCTAATTCCACTACCTCAGCAAAATCAAGGGGGGCTCCTGTCCCCCCCTGCCAGACTCAGCCTCCCCACACAG cAGCACGCTCACAGTCAGGTCAGTAAGTGTGCGGAGAGCCAGTCCTCCTCTGGGGGCCACACTGAGGAGCCCAGCGACCTGGAGGAGCTTGAGCAGTTTGCTCGCACCTTCAAGCAGCGGCGCATCAAACTGGGCTTCACTCAG GGTGACGTGGGGCTGGCGATGGGCAAGCTCTACGGGAATGACTTCAGCCAGACGACCATTTCTCGCTTTGAAGCGCTGAACCTGAGCTTCAAGAACATGTGCAAACTGAAACCACTGCTGGAGAAGTGGCTCAACGATGCAg AGACCATGTCGATGGACACCACTCTCCCGAGTCCCAATCACCTCAGCAGCCCTCCGCTGTGTGGGTTCGAGGGGCTGCCTGGCCGGCGCAGGAAGAAGCGCACCAGCATCGAGACCAACGTCCGCGTGGCCTTAGAGAGGGCCTTTATAGCG aatcaGAAGCCGACCTCTGAGGAGATCCTGCTGATGGCAGAGCAGCTCACGATGGAGAAGGAGGTGATCCGCGTGTGGTTCTGCAACCGGCGCCAGAAAGAGAAGCGCATCAATCCAGCCAGcgccacccctcccctccccagccagccagccacccCGCACAAAGTCCCCTGCTACAGCCCACATATG ATTTCCAGCCATGGATTGTCCCAGGCTGTCAGCAGCCTCAGCACAACAG TGACTACAATGTCTTCGGGTATGGGCTCTTTAGCTCAGAGTGTGATTAGCTCTGCTCCCTCCCCTGTGACTCCTCCCCCCAACAGCAACAACAGCACAAGCATCAGCCCCCACAGTCACAACCCCCTGGGCCTGCCGGGCATCAACCCCAACACAGG GAGCACAATGTTGGGTGTCAATGCAGGGATAAACCAAGCCCTAATGGCTAACAACCCCTTGGCCACCATACAAG CCCTGGCAGCCACTGGTGGGCAGCTGTCTCTTTCCAGCCTTGACGGGAGTGCCAGCCTGGTCCTGAGCAGTGGCGCTGGCACAGCCGGCACTCAGAGCATCGTCTCCTCTCCTCTGTTCCTGAACCACGGCGGGCTGCCCCTCCTCGGCTCCAGCCCCGGCGTGGGACTGATGGCTGCAGCTGTGGCCGCCAAAGCCGCAGCCGCATCTCTTCCTGTCATGAGCTCCGCCTCTTCTTGCTCCTCCACTTCCTCTGCTTCTTCCTCCAGCAGCGAGTCAGCACAGAGTCCGCCCATTCTTGGATTAGGAGGAGTTTCTGCCTCTGAAGGGGCGGGGGCTAAGGCGAGTGACCACACCCCCTAA